AGACAACGTTGCTTCGGCCCggaaaatgagtccaatgaacaaCGGGTCAAAAGTCCCGGGTATATGGTTCAGCTGAACAACGCTCACCGAATATTTTCGGTCCAGAGAATGGTTCACCCGGCTCGTAAAAAGTGCTCAATTAGAGCCACCAATGTTATTTtatggaattttcatttatctattatttcattgcatatcattcataatatctaaatttttattCCTATTATTTCATGTATAATTATGACGAAGTGTTCTTTAAAAACCATATATTGATTTAAACTCACTAAGTCCTCAAAGACTTAACCATCTGTTTCTCTTCgtctattgtaatttccagacaaaggaacccccgaattggaacaagaggaaaataactgaagctgaaataagagcatttgaaagtggagatgatctgtttataaatgaatgttaaacttccgctgtaacataattgtacatatgaatgttagacttccgctgtaaaataattgtacatatttgaaataagaatgtaaatatttgtagataatccttaaattattgtagaaaatgttcaaatttttatctacaatatctttctaataataataatggtaaaaataaaaatagaagttcaataaagaaagattgaaggtaaatgtggcacctagtaagggaataattatgaattcctaAACCGGGCACCACAgatgtggtatcagagcctaggtTTCTTAGAGCCTAGAGACAGGAGCCTAAGGTTTATTATAATGTCATACGTTAATCCTTATGTTGTCTTCATAACTGAAATGTTTTCCTTTCAGGATGACGGAATCTAGTGGGACATCAAAGAAAAACAAACTATAATCATCAAACAAATGGAGGAAGAAATAGAAAAATTAAGCAAAGAAAACTCAGGTTTGAAATGTCTAGTGAATATGTATCGGGAGCATTTTGAAACATTTGGAACAACTGAAACTTTTCATGGATTTATCGAGGAGCGGATGAGGGCTGATAATCTAGCATATTAGGGAGAATTAGGTCATGTACTGTATGAAAGAGACCGCACTCTGATATACTTACTAGACATGCATGAATTTATGACCGAGGTTTGATTAGTTTCTTAAAGGGAGTATCACACCCTTCGATCCACATTGATCACTTAATCATGCATGGGCGTGAACTAGTTTATCAATCTATCCACGGAATGGAACCTGGTGTTATTGGTCCATCTTACACAAATCATACCACAACTCCTCCCATCACTAGCACATTTAAAACCGGAGGTAGTAGTATTCCAGAGTATGTACCAGCCCCTTTGCAGAATATTCTGGAATCATGAACACAACAATAGATCAAGACCCCTTTATGATAAAAGATTATCTGTTGCAGTCACCAGAAGTTGAATTTCTTCCTGACCCCATGTGGGAAGACTTTGTATTTGGAGTAGATGAACTTATTCCAATGACTCTCCTACCTGAAAGTGAAAATGAAAATGAGCTTAGTTATGAACCGGACCCAATTGAACCACATACATCACAGCCGAATACGGATCAAAATATTACAATGGAAACCACAAGCACAAATGAAGGTTCGAGCCACACAACGTTTATAGATCTCTCCGACGACGACTGAAGACAATGACTGTTTGGCACTAGTATATAACTAGTATTAATAATCATCATATTTTGTAGGCATGATGATCATCATGGTCATCATTTTTTGTAGGCATGATGACTCAGTTTGCTtgttttgattgtattttgcttgggtattgtaaatatttgaaacatgtcttgtttataAATAAAACTGACTGTTTACCCTCTGACATAACTATGTACATTCATTACAAGATAtgttcatattttatatttatgtgtttagaatgacatcttcacaaaatagTACTCAAGCCAGAATCGGACAAGACATCCCCCCTCAAGATGACCACAACTCGGCAATTGGTGGAAATTTCAGAAACGCTCAACACAATCCCCCCCAAGAACAAAACATACAAAATatgtttaaaataatgcatcaaTTTGTGCAGTTTTGTCAGCAAAATCAACAACGACCTCATGATCAAGCTCAAGGACATCACCTTGAGGCGAATGATAGAGCTCTTGAGAGATTTTTTAGATTCAAACCGccaaattttgaaggaaaaccaGATGCTTGTCAAGCAGAATCTTGGCTaagcaaaatcaacaaaatattcTCTATTCTCAATTATCCTGAAGAACAAAAGGTAAATTTTTCCAATTACTTATTTGAGGAAGCAGCTCATAACTGGTGGCGTACAGTGGAACATAAGTGGACAAAGAATCACACCCCAAAAACATGGGAAAATTTTCTGCAAGAGTTCGAAGGTAAATATATAACTCAAGTTATATTAAATACCCGAGAACGTGAATTTATGGATTTAGTCCAAGGTGACATGACCGTAGCTCAATATGAGGCAGAATTCCACCGTCTTATACATTATGCACCACGCTACATGGAAGATAAgtaagaaaaattaaaaaattgttCAAGGGTTAAAGCTCGATATTCGTTGGGCAACACTGTCCACAGAAGTTACCAGTTATGTTTCTGCTGTTAATTAAGCCCTACGAGTGGAAGAAGACATCAAGACACTTCTTAAAAAAgaggaagaagaaaagaaaattggGAAGTCCAGCCTTTTTGAGGATAACCggaaaagaaaatttgaaaagagAACACAACCAGTCAAGCAAGGAGAAGTTGTTAAAggaaaagttccaagaaacAACAATAAAAAGTGTGGATATTGTGGATTACCAAATCACAAAGAAGAAAAGTGCTGGAGAAAAGGTGGGAAATGTCTTATTTGCGGAAGTGAGCAACATCGTATtcaagattgtccaaaaaaatCGCAAAAGACTCAACCCACAACAAAGCCAAAGATACCTGCTCGAGCCTATGCCCTCTTAGGAAACCAAGAGGAGGAAGTTGACCCCACTGTAGTCGTAGAAGGTATTGTTACCATATTATCCAGTGCTGCAAAAACTTTATTTGATCCAggagctactcattcttttatctcAAAAGTTTTTGTACATAAATTACCACTGTTATTTGAGCAGCTACCATATAGCTTCGAAATTTGCTCACCTTTAGGGACAACGATGATTACTGACATCATTTACAGAAACTGTCCCTTAAAAttccaagaaaaagaatatcTAGCAGATTTGATTGAATTACCTATCAAAAACTATGATATtattcttggaatggactggttGTATAGACACCAAGCCCAGCTCAATTGCTACACAAAAGAAGTTTATCTTTAAACTTCTCATCCAATCATTTCCAAAGCTAACCATACCATGGGAATAGTATCAACCATAGAAGCTAGAGCTATACTAAAAGACAACGGACAAGGATTTCTagcttatttgataaataaaccAAAAGATCAACTCAAGATCTCAGAAATCTCAGTTGTGCAAGAATTTCCAGAGGTTTTTCCTGAAGAGATCAATACTTTACCTCCTCAGAGAGACGTAGAGTTTTCCATTGATCTAATACCTGGAGCACAACCCAGATCTAAaactccatacagaatggcacctTCAGAGTTAAAAGAATTAAAACTTCAATTACAAGAGCTCATGGACAAGAAGTACGTCCGGCCTAGTACATCTCCATGGGGTGCTCCTGTattatttgtcaaaaagaaagatggaactctaaggatgtgcattgattatcgagaacTTAACAATGTTACCATCAAAAACAAATATCCTCTCCCGCATATCGAAGAATTGTTTGATGTTTTACAAGGGTCTCAAGTATATTCAAAACTTGATTTGCGACAAGGATATTACCAATTGAGAATTAAGGAGGATGACATCTCCAAAACTGCTTTTAATACCCGTTATGGACACTATCAGTTTGTGGCAATGCCATTCGGATTAACCAACGCTCCCGCAGCTTTCATGGATATGATGCATCGAATATTTCAACCATTCTTGGAAAAATTCGTTGTCatattcatagatgacattttgatattttcaaaaagTCATGATGAACATGCTCAACATCTACGATTGATTCTCAAAACATTGAAAGAGCAtcaattgtatgccaaattcagtaagtgtgaattttggctagaAAAAGTGTCATTTCTTGGCCACTTTATCTCTAAGAAAGGACTGGAAGTAGATCCTGCAAAAATAGAAGCCATATCTCGTTGGAAACAACCAATCAACATCACAGAAATCAGAAGTTTTCTCGGcttagcaggatactaccgaagattcattaaagattttgcgAAAATTGCTGTTCCCCTGACATAGCTAACTCGCAAAGACAACCCTTTCTTGTGGAATGATGAGTGTGAGAAAAGTTTTTGCAAATTAAAAGAAATGATTACCAGTGCACCTGTATTAGCTTTACCAGAAGGAACATAAGGATTTGTGGTTTACACAGATGCCTCAAAAGAAGGCTTTGGATGTGTACTGATGCAAAACGATAAAGTTATTGCATATGCATCTAGAAAATTAAAGAATCACGAGTTAAATTATCtcactcatgatctggaattaggatCAATAGTGTTTGCATTAGCAaaatggagacactacttgtacggttccacttttgatatttatacagaccacaaaagcctgaagtatttatttactcaaaaagagctgaacatgaggcaaagatGATGGATTGAATTTTTGGAAGACTACGATTGTTCCATTCTTTATCAATCAGGTAAAACTAATgtagtggctgatgctttaagtagAAAGATTTGCATGGCTTGTTTGGGAATGAAAGAAGAAAGAGAATGCGTACACATCCATTCTCGTGGGCATTTGGTCGGATTGAGAATTGAACCTGAATTTCATACCAGTATTAAGCAAAATCAAGAATTGGACCAAGAAGTTTCAAAACTCCGTACTGATACCAATTTCTTCACCAATTCACAAGGAATACTATGCTATCATGACCGTATTTGTGTACCTAGCTCAAtgaaaaaagaaataatggaaaAATCACATTAATCTCGGATCAGCATTCATCCAGGAGGATCTAAGATGTACCAAGAGATTAAAAAACACTTCTGGTGGAAAGTAATGAAATGAGATATTGCAGATTTCATTTCACAATGCCTATCTTGCCAAATGATAAAggctgaacatcaaagaccagcaggtcTTTTGCAACCACTTCCTATACCAGATTGGAAATGGGATCAAAtaactatggattttgtgatcgGATTACCCCAGATCCCAGGTGGTTTTAATAGTATATGGGTAATCGTTGATCGCTTGaccaagtcagcacatttcatacCCATAAGTCACAAATATGGGGTGGAAAAACTGGCTAAACTCTATCAGAAGGAAATTATACGATTACATGGTATCCCCACTACCAtagtatctgatagagatccgaaGTTTACGTCAAGATTATGGAAAAAACTTCAGGAATGCCTTGGTACCAAATTAAATTTTAGCACAACAGCACATCCacaaaccgatggtcagtctgaacGAACCATTCAAATATTGGAAGACATGCTTCGTGCATGTGTGCTGGATTTTGGGGAAAACTGGGGAAAACATTTGCCTCTAGTTGAATTTTCatcaacaatagttatcaatcctcaataaaaatggCGCCATATGAAGCattatatggaagaaaatgtcgcTCTCCTCTTAACTGGGATATGGATGAATGGAGAGGCACAAAGAATGGACAAGAAAGAGCAATCAGACCTGACATTATACAAGAAGCTATGGACAAAATACAACTTATCAGGCAACGAATACAAACAGCCCAAAGTCGACAGAAGAATTATGCAGATAAAAGGCGGAAAGATTTGGAATTTGAAGTCGGAGATTTCGTATTACTAAATGTATCACCAAGAAAAAGAATCAAGCGTACTGAAAAGAAGGTAAAGTTCCATCCTCGATTTGTTGGACCCTTTGAAGTGATAGAACAAATAGACACTGTGGCTTATCGTCTATCTCTACCTGAAAATATCTCTGGTATACATAACGTATTCCACGTATCACAATTAAGGAAATGCAAAGCTCAATTAGTTGACCACCAGCAGATAGATCTGGAAGAAAATCTAACATATGAAGAACAACCTGTGAAGATTTTGGACCAAAGAATAAAGGAACTTCGTGGTCGACCAATTCAGTTGATAAAAGTCTTATGGAAAAACCACAACATTGAAGAAGCAACGTGGGAAACAGAGAAAGATATGAGATGTCAATATCCTCATTTATTCCAATAACTTTTAAATCTGGGGACCAGATTTTTAAAAGGAGGGGATATTGTGACACCCTAAAAACAAAGGTGCATAAATGCATTtttattagtataaattttattattttcacttttaaaattttatcatatcggtacaaattttatttgtccaaagtatctagaaatacattaaaatacatcacaatacacttaaaaattcatcaagcactATGAGGTTCCCATAccaaaatcaaatacccaaaatataataaaatataataaaatattataattgagttcaatatatatgttaaataattaagtataataattattatgatcaatataagataattaggtttaataattagatacactaatataataatattaagtttggataaacatgagattttttctatttaataaatacataaataaataaaaatttaaaaaataataataaagggATAAACATAGAATCAtcggctatatatatatatgtgcgcTCTTTCATTCTAAAATCAAAACCAGCCGAGAGACAGTAGGAAAAGAAGAAAGCAACCGAGAGAGAAGGAAGAAGGAAGAGGAGAGGAAGAAAAAAATAGAAGGAAAAAGCTATACCCTTTCCGAAAAATTCCGATAAATCACCAACTAATCACCTCATATCATAAAGCAATATAGCACTGGAGGTGATGCAAAAGGATCGCTCAAAAACCAGAAAATCAAACAAAGACATTCCGCAAAACGGCAACGATATACCGTATTCAAGCTATGTACTTTTCGCTCATTTTTCTTATAGCTACATACCAAACTAGAGGTCGATTTGGATAACAAAGTTGTacctcttgttgcatagatgaggtacATACCGCTCGTCATCCCAAAATATTGCCGGAACTAACATTTTCGGAATGCCGGAGTACCCTAGTTCACCATAGGACGATATTTAAATCTGGTATCGTTCGGTTAGGAATTTGGCAAAACTTTCAATAAGAGAATTCTAGATCCTAAAAAGttacacatgctggaaaaaaaCGGGCCGCGCATGGCCGCCGGACGGCCAGCCACGCGTCGGCACCATAGGCGCGTGTACCCCACGCGCCGCCGCAACGGCGATCTTCCGGCGGCCGAACGTTCCTGAGGTTATTTCCGACTTTTTGGCCAACTTTCGTAATGTTTGGATATACcttctaattaatatgaattttttaaatttaattaaaatcaacCGGATtagattttgaacaaaaaataatctgaaaatgatcagctagttacttaaaaactc
The Primulina eburnea isolate SZY01 chromosome 5, ASM2296580v1, whole genome shotgun sequence genome window above contains:
- the LOC140831513 gene encoding uncharacterized protein — its product is MHQFVQFCQQNQQRPHDQAQGHHLEANDRALERFFRFKPPNFEGKPDACQAESWLSKINKIFSILNYPEEQKVNFSNYLFEEAAHNWWRTVEHKWTKNHTPKTWENFLQEFEALRVEEDIKTLLKKEEEEKKIGKSSLFEDNRKRKFEKRTQPVKQGEVVKGKVPRNNNKKCGYCGLPNHKEEKCWRKGGKCLICGSEQHRIQDCPKKSQKTQPTTKPKIPARAYALLGNQEEEVDPTVVVEGIVTILSSAAKTLFDPGATHSFISKVFVHKLPLLFEQLPYSFEICSPLGTTMITDIIYRNCPLKFQEKEYLADLIELPIKNYDIILGMDWLYRHQAQLNCYTKEVYL
- the LOC140831514 gene encoding uncharacterized protein encodes the protein MAPYEALYGRKCRSPLNWDMDEWRGTKNGQERAIRPDIIQEAMDKIQLIRQRIQTAQSRQKNYADKRRKDLEFEVGDFVLLNVSPRKRIKRTEKKVKFHPRFVGPFEVIEQIDTVAYRLSLPENISGIHNVFHVSQLRKCKAQLVDHQQIDLEENLTYEEQPVKILDQRIKELRGRPIQLIKVLWKNHNIEEATWETEKDMRCQYPHLFQ